From one Bos indicus x Bos taurus breed Angus x Brahman F1 hybrid chromosome 7, Bos_hybrid_MaternalHap_v2.0, whole genome shotgun sequence genomic stretch:
- the LOC113896365 gene encoding zinc finger protein 2-like, protein MDCYQSAQQEKKSYNCETDENSFIRSSNLASHKRQHTGEGPCECSDCGKVLNSISHLKKHETTHIREKPFECSQCGKVLQSHGSIKLHMRTHTGEKPFKCYQCGKSFSSSSYLARHKRIHTGEKPYECHDCGKTFRDSSLLRQHARTHSGEKPYKCNQCNKTFSRNDRLTTHQITHTGEKPYKCNDCGRTFSVLLYFKQHKRIHTGEIVTECSLCGKALKSKASLKTHMRIHTGEKPYKCNQCGKAFRMSSNLTTHKKIHTGEKPCKCNDCGKAFRDRSCLKEHVRIHTGEKPFTCNHECGKAFSRHVSLTVHIRTHTGEKPYECNQCGKSFSRHERTHAQ, encoded by the exons ATGGACTGCTACCAGTCTGCACAGCAGGAG AAAAAATCATACAACTGTGAAACAGATGAAAATTCCTTCATCAGGAGCTCTAACTTAGCCAGCCACAAGAGACAACATACAGGAGAGGGACCCTGTGAATGCAGTGACTGTGGGAAAGTCTTAAATTCAATCTCACATCTTAAGAAGCATGAGACAACTCATATTAGAGAGAAACCTTTTGAGTGTAGTCAGTGTGGTAAAGTATTACAGAGCCATGGGTCCATTAAGTTGCACATGAGAACCCACACTGGAGAAAAACCATTCAAGTGTTATCAGTGCGGGAAATCCTTCAGCTCAAGCTCTTACCTTGCGCGTCAcaagagaattcatactggagagaagccctatgAATGCCATGACTGTGGAAAAACCTTCCGAGATAGCTCACTTCTCAGACAGCATGCAAGGACTCATTCAGGAGAAAAACCCTACAAATGTAATCAATGCAACAAAACCTTCAGTAGAAACGATAGGCTTACCACACACCAGATAAcacatactggagagaaaccctataagTGCAATGATTGTGGAAGAACCTTTAGTGTTCTCCTATACTTCAAACAACATAAGAGAATCCACACTGGAGAGATAGTCACTGAATGTAGCCTCTGTGGTAAAGCCCTAAAGAGTAAGGCATCTCTGAAGACACACATGAGGatacatactggagagaaaccttacaagtGTAATCAATGTGGGAAAGCTTTTAGGATGAGCTCCAACCTTACCACACATAAGAAaattcatacaggagagaaaccctgTAAGTGCAATGactgtgggaaagccttcagggATCGCTCATGCCTTAAAGAACATGtgagaattcacactggagaaaaacccTTTACATGTAATCA TGAATGTGGAAAAGCTTTTAGCAGGCATGTTTCCCTTACAGTACACATAAGAACTCATACAGGGGAGAAACCCTATGAGTGTAATcaatgtggaaaatccttcagt CGTCATGAGAGAACTCATGCTCAATAA